In the genome of Variibacter gotjawalensis, one region contains:
- a CDS encoding right-handed parallel beta-helix repeat-containing protein, with product MIEFAGGIHRFDQTIRIGLEFSGRADAPLILRGATDGSSRLSGSVPLTQTSVDVPARLDPLVRDRVVAYRLPPSAAEQSSIGVHRYHPAPSNPAGIELFDAQGALQPARWPNQGWSRVGQAKALGQDAVIAVEGGRSDRWVGEPDLWVAGYLGQDWSFETIAATSSIPGSQRLGLVKAPHYPLRSGDRLFVEHALSELDTPGEWWRDRDSGIVFLIPRSSTSSIEASVAPTLIAIDGAKHVLIEGLTFERSRGDAVTVTGGEDVVFQDCTFRWIAGRGLVIDGAKRSGLRRSVVADMGEGGVSLKGGTRATLTRADNFVEDSFLVRYARLGRTYKDAVAIDGVGMRVTGNVIAHAPHLAIRYQGNDHLIAANEIFDVVNDTSDSGAIYSGRDVSAQGTVIRGNFIHDVLPAKGEGQERFEVKGVYLDDLASGTTIEDNVFLRVEQPVFVGGGRDNVVARNVFVASSPALFIDGRGKVWPQAPFDEPGNAFYATLREVPVSSTLWASRYPALARIMTDDPYAAKRNVFRDNLIVASRAEQIGDGARPEEQNVSGNRTIDKVPPIRTSDDLARWLTQNGMKTLPEGINRFGHLLNNTSLRSRASDAGVGGPER from the coding sequence GTGATCGAATTTGCCGGTGGCATCCATCGTTTTGACCAAACGATTCGCATCGGCCTGGAGTTCAGCGGCCGGGCCGATGCGCCGTTGATCCTCCGCGGAGCGACGGACGGCAGTTCGCGGCTCAGCGGCAGTGTGCCGCTGACGCAAACGTCTGTGGACGTGCCGGCGCGCCTCGATCCGTTAGTTCGCGACAGGGTCGTCGCATATCGGTTGCCGCCGAGCGCTGCGGAGCAATCGAGTATCGGCGTGCACCGCTATCATCCAGCGCCTTCCAATCCGGCAGGCATTGAGCTGTTCGATGCGCAAGGCGCATTGCAACCCGCACGCTGGCCAAACCAAGGTTGGTCGCGGGTAGGGCAGGCGAAAGCTCTCGGCCAGGACGCCGTTATTGCCGTCGAAGGAGGCCGAAGCGATCGCTGGGTCGGCGAGCCCGACTTGTGGGTCGCCGGCTATCTCGGTCAGGACTGGTCATTCGAAACGATTGCCGCGACATCGAGTATCCCGGGCTCGCAACGTCTCGGCCTTGTGAAGGCTCCGCACTATCCGCTGCGCAGCGGCGACCGCCTCTTCGTCGAGCACGCGCTCTCGGAACTCGACACGCCGGGTGAATGGTGGCGTGACCGCGACAGCGGCATTGTGTTCCTCATCCCGCGCTCCAGCACGTCGTCAATCGAAGCCAGCGTCGCGCCGACATTGATCGCGATCGACGGCGCCAAGCACGTCCTCATCGAAGGTCTTACCTTCGAGCGCAGCCGTGGCGATGCCGTCACCGTCACCGGTGGCGAAGATGTCGTGTTCCAAGACTGCACCTTCCGCTGGATCGCTGGACGCGGCCTTGTCATCGATGGTGCGAAGCGATCAGGTCTTCGGCGCTCGGTCGTCGCCGATATGGGCGAGGGCGGTGTCTCCTTAAAGGGCGGCACCCGCGCGACGCTGACGCGTGCCGATAACTTCGTCGAAGACAGTTTTTTGGTGCGCTACGCTCGCCTCGGGCGCACTTATAAGGATGCTGTCGCAATCGACGGCGTCGGCATGCGAGTCACCGGGAATGTCATCGCGCATGCACCGCACCTCGCCATCCGCTATCAAGGTAACGATCACCTGATCGCCGCAAACGAGATCTTCGACGTCGTCAACGACACGTCGGATTCTGGCGCGATCTACTCGGGACGCGACGTCTCGGCGCAAGGCACCGTCATTCGCGGCAATTTCATTCACGACGTTTTGCCGGCCAAAGGCGAAGGGCAGGAGCGCTTCGAGGTCAAGGGCGTCTACCTCGACGATCTCGCGAGCGGGACGACGATCGAAGACAACGTGTTCCTGCGTGTCGAACAACCAGTCTTCGTCGGCGGCGGCCGCGACAATGTCGTAGCGCGCAACGTGTTCGTCGCTTCTTCGCCCGCACTGTTCATCGATGGCCGCGGCAAGGTTTGGCCTCAAGCGCCTTTCGACGAACCCGGTAACGCTTTCTACGCAACGTTGCGAGAAGTCCCGGTCTCCAGCACGCTGTGGGCGTCGCGATACCCCGCTCTTGCGCGTATAATGACGGACGACCCATACGCGGCAAAGCGCAATGTCTTCCGCGACAACCTCATCGTGGCAAGCCGAGCCGAGCAGATCGGAGACGGTGCGCGCCCGGAAGAGCAAAACGTTAGTGGCAATCGCACTATCGATAAGGTGCCGCCCATCCGAACCAGTGACGACCTCGCTCGCTGGCTGACGCAAAATGGAATGAAAACTTTGCCCGAAGGCATCAATCGTTTCGGACATTTGCTGAATAACACAAGCCTTCGGTCGCGCGCCTCCGACGCCGGTGTAGGGGGCCCAGAACGATGA
- a CDS encoding glycosyltransferase family 4 protein, with the protein MKVACVVGIVTPYTHRMFEQLGAELEGELVVFACGDNEPGRHWTLPAATTYTRKTLKGIRLHRSYVSHIYLNPGIVPAIMRGQFDVVMIGDFSPTMMLAKLAGRLRGVPVIISTDGQPDTDPGRHSLLHRIARRLVVPSSAGGVGASRGSIKLLESYGLRQGTGTIVWLTPGWDFDREPPPYDERPFDLMFCGHLDEDRKGALFFADVVAALVARGRTPKVRITGEGPLRDKLLARLKALNVPTQFDGYLGQAALGDAYASAKVFLFPSRGDPWGLVANEALQCGTPVIVSPHAQAGRELVAPSGAGRMLPLDVEAWADTAETFLDDRAVWAEAHRRAQVTAERFSLDAMVRNTLSAFARVVGDGPEPNPARTGR; encoded by the coding sequence ATGAAGGTCGCCTGCGTCGTCGGTATCGTTACGCCCTACACCCACCGCATGTTCGAGCAGCTCGGTGCTGAACTCGAGGGCGAGCTTGTGGTGTTTGCGTGTGGCGACAACGAACCCGGACGCCATTGGACGCTGCCGGCTGCAACGACTTACACGCGCAAGACGCTCAAGGGCATTCGCCTGCATCGCAGTTATGTCAGCCACATCTATCTCAACCCGGGCATCGTCCCGGCGATCATGCGCGGACAGTTCGACGTCGTGATGATCGGCGATTTCTCGCCGACAATGATGCTGGCAAAACTCGCCGGACGCTTGCGCGGCGTGCCGGTGATTATCTCCACGGACGGCCAGCCGGACACAGATCCAGGCCGGCATTCGCTACTGCATCGTATAGCACGCCGTCTCGTCGTGCCGAGCAGCGCTGGTGGCGTTGGCGCAAGCCGCGGCAGTATCAAGCTGCTGGAAAGTTACGGTCTGCGACAAGGGACGGGCACCATCGTTTGGCTGACGCCGGGATGGGATTTCGACCGCGAGCCGCCGCCCTACGATGAGCGTCCGTTCGACCTCATGTTTTGCGGTCATCTCGATGAAGATCGGAAAGGTGCATTGTTCTTCGCCGATGTTGTCGCGGCGCTCGTTGCGCGTGGCCGGACGCCGAAAGTTCGCATCACGGGCGAGGGGCCGCTACGTGACAAGTTGCTCGCACGCCTCAAGGCCTTGAATGTGCCGACCCAGTTCGACGGATACCTGGGGCAAGCGGCACTCGGCGACGCATACGCATCCGCCAAGGTGTTTCTCTTTCCGTCGCGCGGCGACCCATGGGGCCTCGTTGCCAATGAGGCGCTCCAGTGTGGCACCCCCGTCATCGTGTCGCCGCACGCCCAAGCGGGCCGCGAACTGGTCGCCCCGAGTGGCGCCGGGCGCATGCTGCCGCTCGACGTCGAAGCCTGGGCCGACACCGCCGAGACATTCCTCGACGACCGCGCCGTTTGGGCCGAAGCGCATAGGCGGGCCCAGGTTACTGCAGAACGTTTTTCGCTCGACGCGATGGTGCGCAATACGCTCTCAGCCTTTGCGCGCGTCGTCGGCGATGGTCCAGAGCCGAACCCGGCGAGGACGGGCAGGTGA
- a CDS encoding lipopolysaccharide biosynthesis protein, with amino-acid sequence MATTTVVRTGLRATVVQGVTWAWSNAWLWSAGSQALTSGLSLITSIIAARMLGVDRFGDFVLMQAGVQVLVGLQSQLISSPMAIIAGERKRSRHYFGAITRAILIMALLIGAAAAAYSFTLNRPGGHTALALASFIFAAGIVVQDATKRILFALERPRSAFLCELLRQILFFGFLVIAYWRFGASTEMLLVCIGLSMIIAAWPLLLFLRKSLRGDLRRAIAFRHWKLGSWLMLVVLVSMAHEQFVTIFAGAWIGEQAAAGLRSAQVLLGPMLVFMSSLENIVPRRAAGHFRSRGEAALSGYLWRILWWSELPVILVCLGIIVYARELLVLFFGQSFATFAPVVSIIAMGPPIILARELASTYLRATGQTFGIFIAFTASSIATLAVIYPLVGQFSETGAAMAINVGHGVSTIFVIAAALKARRAIRSA; translated from the coding sequence ATGGCGACGACGACCGTCGTGCGGACGGGTTTGCGCGCTACGGTCGTTCAAGGCGTCACGTGGGCGTGGAGCAACGCTTGGCTCTGGTCCGCCGGCAGCCAGGCGCTGACGAGCGGTCTTAGTCTCATCACGTCGATCATCGCGGCCCGCATGCTCGGCGTCGATCGCTTCGGCGACTTCGTCCTGATGCAGGCGGGCGTACAGGTTCTGGTCGGCCTGCAGAGCCAGCTGATTTCAAGTCCGATGGCCATCATCGCTGGCGAGCGTAAACGGTCACGGCATTACTTCGGCGCCATCACCCGCGCGATTTTGATCATGGCTCTCCTGATTGGAGCTGCCGCCGCCGCATATAGCTTCACGCTCAATCGGCCCGGCGGACACACGGCACTTGCTCTCGCCAGTTTCATCTTCGCTGCAGGAATCGTCGTTCAAGATGCGACCAAGCGAATCCTGTTTGCGCTCGAGCGGCCGCGATCGGCTTTTCTCTGCGAGCTCCTACGCCAAATACTCTTCTTCGGGTTTCTCGTGATCGCTTATTGGCGCTTCGGCGCGAGCACCGAAATGCTGCTCGTCTGCATCGGCCTCAGTATGATCATCGCCGCTTGGCCGCTACTGTTGTTCCTGAGGAAATCGCTGCGCGGAGATCTCCGCCGCGCGATTGCTTTCAGGCATTGGAAGCTCGGCAGCTGGCTGATGCTGGTCGTGCTGGTGTCGATGGCGCACGAACAGTTCGTCACCATCTTCGCCGGCGCCTGGATCGGTGAGCAAGCCGCCGCGGGACTGCGCTCCGCTCAAGTTCTGCTCGGCCCGATGTTGGTCTTCATGTCGAGCCTCGAGAATATCGTGCCGCGCCGCGCCGCCGGGCATTTCCGGAGCAGGGGCGAAGCTGCGCTGTCCGGTTATCTATGGCGCATCCTGTGGTGGAGCGAACTGCCGGTGATCTTGGTCTGCCTCGGCATCATCGTCTACGCCCGCGAATTACTGGTTCTATTTTTTGGTCAGAGTTTCGCGACCTTCGCGCCCGTTGTGTCGATCATCGCGATGGGTCCGCCGATCATTCTAGCTCGCGAGCTTGCATCGACGTATCTACGCGCAACAGGACAAACATTCGGTATTTTCATCGCCTTCACGGCGAGCTCCATCGCAACGCTGGCGGTGATCTATCCGTTGGTGGGGCAATTTAGCGAAACAGGGGCCGCGATGGCGATCAACGTCGGCCATGGCGTATCGACCATCTTCGTCATTGCGGCGGCATTGAAGGCTAGGCGCGCAATTAGGTCGGCCTAG
- a CDS encoding MBL fold metallo-hydrolase has translation MTDLMRFTILGCGSSPGTPRPTGDWGNCDPTNPKNRRLRAAALVQRISDAGTTTVVIDTGPDFREQMIRASVSHIDAVVYTHPHADHIHGIDDLRSYVFAQRRRIDIHADAATMVRLHDGFGYCFETPSGSSYPPILTPIVIDPAEPVVITGAGGEIALRPLVQVHGDIHSLGFRIGQLAYCSDVSDFPDVTVPLLADLDVLIIDALQYRTHPSHLSLGQALAWIERLAPRRALLTHMHIPLDYATVMTETPDHIEPAFDGLVIDAPWDTSGQF, from the coding sequence GTGACCGACCTTATGCGCTTCACCATTCTGGGTTGTGGCTCGTCGCCCGGCACGCCACGGCCGACCGGTGACTGGGGCAATTGCGATCCGACCAATCCGAAGAACCGGCGGCTGCGCGCGGCAGCGCTAGTGCAGCGTATTTCCGACGCCGGCACGACGACTGTGGTGATCGACACGGGGCCGGATTTCCGCGAACAGATGATCCGCGCGAGCGTCAGCCATATCGATGCAGTCGTTTATACGCATCCGCACGCCGACCACATCCACGGCATCGACGATCTCCGCAGCTACGTCTTCGCGCAGCGCCGGCGGATCGACATCCACGCGGACGCCGCGACGATGGTGCGGCTACACGACGGTTTTGGCTACTGCTTCGAGACACCGTCGGGTAGCTCATACCCGCCGATTCTGACGCCGATAGTGATCGATCCGGCCGAGCCGGTTGTCATCACGGGAGCGGGCGGTGAGATCGCGCTTCGACCGCTCGTGCAGGTCCACGGCGACATCCATTCGCTGGGCTTCCGGATTGGCCAGTTGGCGTATTGTTCGGACGTCAGCGACTTTCCCGATGTGACGGTGCCGCTGCTGGCCGATCTCGACGTGTTGATCATTGACGCGCTTCAGTACCGGACGCATCCGAGTCATCTGTCGCTTGGTCAAGCACTGGCGTGGATCGAGCGGCTGGCGCCTCGGCGAGCGTTGCTAACGCACATGCATATCCCGCTGGACTACGCGACAGTTATGACGGAAACGCCAGACCACATAGAGCCGGCTTTCGATGGATTGGTCATCGACGCGCCGTGGGATACTTCCGGACAATTTTAG
- a CDS encoding TatD family hydrolase, whose amino-acid sequence MLVDSHCHLDFETFAPELDQVIARAASAGVGHMVTISTRVRQHDRILAIAERFANVTCSVGTHPHNAHEELDVTADELIRIAQHPKVVAIGEAGLDYHYTFETHDAQEEGFRAHIAAARETKLPLVIHSRDADADMETILRDETGKGTFPFILHCFTGGEKLAQAAVELGGVVSFSGIVTFRNSAELREIAKKLPRDRILVETDAPFLAPIPFRGKRNEPAYVAHTAAVLAETRGVSADELARQTTENFLRVFNKVPRDAVLA is encoded by the coding sequence ATGCTGGTCGACAGCCACTGCCATCTTGATTTCGAGACATTCGCACCGGAGCTCGATCAAGTCATCGCGCGCGCGGCTTCGGCGGGAGTCGGCCACATGGTCACGATCTCGACGCGCGTTCGCCAGCATGATCGGATCCTCGCGATTGCGGAGCGCTTTGCGAACGTCACGTGTTCGGTCGGCACGCACCCGCACAACGCGCATGAAGAACTCGACGTCACAGCCGACGAACTGATCCGTATTGCCCAGCATCCGAAGGTCGTTGCGATCGGCGAAGCCGGGCTCGACTATCACTACACGTTCGAGACGCACGACGCCCAGGAGGAAGGTTTCCGCGCGCATATCGCGGCCGCCCGCGAGACCAAGCTGCCCCTGGTGATCCACAGCCGCGACGCGGATGCCGACATGGAAACGATCTTGCGCGATGAAACCGGGAAGGGCACCTTCCCGTTCATTCTTCATTGCTTCACGGGCGGCGAAAAACTTGCGCAAGCCGCCGTTGAGCTTGGCGGTGTCGTTTCGTTCTCCGGCATTGTGACGTTCAGGAACTCTGCCGAGCTGCGCGAGATCGCGAAGAAACTGCCGCGCGACCGCATCCTCGTCGAGACCGACGCACCCTTCCTTGCTCCGATACCGTTTCGCGGCAAACGCAACGAACCGGCTTACGTCGCGCACACGGCTGCGGTGCTAGCGGAGACGCGCGGCGTCTCGGCCGATGAGTTGGCGCGGCAGACGACCGAAAACTTCCTCCGCGTCTTCAACAAGGTGCCGCGGGACGCTGTCTTGGCGTGA
- the metG gene encoding methionine--tRNA ligase → MTAKPSFYITTAISYPNGVPHIGHAYEAIATDAIARFMRLDGYDVYFLTGTDEHGSKMVQTAAREGVSPRELADRNVEAFRAMVQRLNCTNDDFIRTTEKRHYESSVGIWNAMVEAGDIYLSKYAGWYSVRDEAFYTEKELTVGEGGVKLGPQGTPVEWVEEESYFFKLSAYQDRLLKFYEKNPEFVLPSTRFNEVISFVKGGLQDLSVSRTTFDWGIPVPGTPKHVMYVWVDALTNYITGVGYPDKDSAMFKRYWPAALHVIGKDIVRFHAVYWPAFLMSAGLAPPKRVFGHGFLFNRGEKMSKSVGNVIDPFALADAYGVDALRYFFLREVPFGQDGNYSHDAIVTRINADLANNFGNLAQRSLSMIAKSRGGDLPEPGAFTAEDNAMLAAVDGMIEVAREAMQTQQLHLVLAHVWSVLAQANQYFADAAPWALAKTDPARQGTVLYVTAEVLRQVAILAQPFVPTGAEKILDLLAVPGDARDFSALGSAGRLKGGTKLPVPAGVFPRYVEPTAS, encoded by the coding sequence ATGACTGCCAAACCTAGCTTTTACATTACGACGGCTATTTCTTATCCGAATGGCGTGCCGCATATCGGTCACGCCTATGAAGCCATCGCGACTGATGCGATCGCACGCTTCATGCGCCTCGACGGATACGACGTTTACTTCCTGACTGGGACGGACGAGCACGGCAGCAAAATGGTGCAGACGGCGGCGCGTGAAGGCGTCAGCCCACGCGAACTTGCCGACCGTAACGTCGAAGCCTTCCGCGCGATGGTGCAACGGCTGAACTGCACGAACGACGACTTCATTCGCACGACCGAGAAGCGGCATTACGAGTCTTCGGTCGGCATCTGGAACGCGATGGTCGAGGCGGGTGACATCTACTTGTCGAAATACGCCGGCTGGTACTCGGTACGCGACGAAGCGTTCTACACCGAGAAAGAACTGACGGTCGGCGAGGGCGGCGTGAAGCTCGGGCCGCAAGGCACGCCAGTGGAATGGGTCGAGGAGGAGAGTTACTTCTTCAAGCTCTCGGCCTATCAAGATCGTCTGCTGAAGTTTTACGAAAAGAACCCCGAGTTCGTACTGCCGTCGACGCGCTTCAACGAAGTCATCAGCTTCGTGAAGGGCGGCCTGCAGGATCTCTCGGTGTCGCGCACGACATTCGACTGGGGCATCCCGGTGCCCGGCACGCCCAAGCACGTGATGTATGTCTGGGTCGATGCATTGACCAACTACATCACGGGCGTCGGCTATCCGGACAAAGATAGCGCGATGTTCAAGCGCTATTGGCCGGCGGCGCTTCACGTCATCGGCAAGGACATCGTTCGCTTCCACGCGGTCTATTGGCCGGCCTTTCTGATGTCGGCCGGCCTTGCGCCGCCGAAGCGCGTCTTCGGGCACGGCTTCCTGTTCAACCGCGGCGAGAAGATGTCGAAGTCGGTCGGCAACGTGATCGACCCATTCGCGCTCGCCGATGCCTACGGCGTCGACGCGCTGCGCTATTTCTTCCTGCGCGAAGTGCCGTTCGGTCAGGACGGCAATTACAGCCACGACGCGATCGTCACGCGCATCAACGCCGACCTCGCGAACAACTTCGGCAATCTCGCACAGCGCTCGCTTTCGATGATTGCGAAAAGCCGCGGCGGCGATCTGCCCGAGCCCGGCGCGTTCACGGCCGAAGACAACGCGATGCTCGCGGCGGTCGACGGCATGATCGAGGTGGCGCGCGAGGCAATGCAGACGCAGCAGCTTCATTTGGTGCTGGCGCATGTCTGGAGCGTGCTGGCGCAGGCCAACCAGTATTTCGCCGACGCCGCGCCGTGGGCGCTCGCGAAGACCGATCCGGCGCGGCAGGGCACGGTGCTCTACGTGACGGCCGAGGTGCTGCGTCAGGTTGCGATCCTGGCGCAGCCGTTCGTGCCGACAGGCGCCGAGAAGATCCTCGACCTCCTGGCGGTCCCTGGAGACGCGCGCGACTTCAGCGCGCTCGGTAGCGCCGGCCGCCTCAAAGGCGGCACCAAGCTCCCGGTTCCGGCCGGCGTGTTCCCGCGCTACGTCGAACCGACGGCGTCGTAA
- a CDS encoding DNA polymerase III subunit delta' produces the protein MNAPLPRENFDLFGHREAEEEFLAAYRTGRMPHAWLISGAEGIGKATLAYRMARFVLAHPDPRLPAAQRAKDLFVDNDNPAARRIAAQAHPDLLVLERTEGDNGKLRTVITVDQVRRTNSFFGSTAGEGGWRVCIIDTADELQFPQATNALLKIIEEPPARGLFLLLSATPGRLLPTIRSRCRSLTLRPLTDEQVAEGVAAFGENEGGSVIDAVSASGGSIGRALALLDGDTLALRHKVGALLERLPAVPPEALHALGDEMAGTDSERLAAFTDTVRDWLSARLSALAGEPHRLAQVAEVWDKVTRAARDAEIYNLDRKPLVFSVFGLLAETAR, from the coding sequence ATGAATGCGCCGCTGCCGCGCGAGAATTTCGATCTCTTCGGTCATCGTGAAGCCGAAGAAGAATTCCTCGCAGCGTATCGCACCGGGCGCATGCCGCATGCGTGGCTGATTTCCGGCGCCGAAGGCATCGGCAAAGCGACACTCGCATATCGCATGGCCCGTTTTGTCCTCGCGCATCCCGACCCGCGCTTGCCGGCGGCGCAGCGCGCGAAAGACCTCTTCGTCGATAATGACAATCCGGCAGCGCGGCGCATCGCGGCGCAAGCGCATCCGGATCTGCTGGTGCTGGAGCGCACCGAAGGCGACAACGGCAAATTGCGCACCGTGATTACGGTCGATCAAGTGCGCCGCACGAACAGCTTCTTCGGCTCGACGGCGGGTGAGGGTGGATGGCGCGTCTGCATTATCGATACGGCCGACGAGCTTCAGTTTCCGCAAGCGACCAATGCGCTGCTCAAGATTATCGAAGAACCGCCGGCGCGCGGACTGTTTCTGTTGCTCAGCGCAACGCCAGGCCGACTCTTACCGACGATCCGCTCACGTTGCCGTTCGCTGACGTTGCGGCCGCTCACCGACGAGCAAGTCGCCGAAGGTGTGGCGGCGTTCGGCGAAAACGAAGGCGGCTCGGTGATAGACGCAGTGTCGGCGTCGGGCGGCAGCATCGGGCGCGCACTGGCGTTACTCGACGGCGATACGCTCGCGCTGCGTCACAAAGTCGGTGCGCTGCTCGAACGTCTCCCGGCCGTGCCGCCCGAAGCACTTCATGCGCTCGGCGATGAGATGGCGGGCACGGATTCGGAACGCCTCGCCGCGTTCACCGACACGGTGCGCGATTGGCTTTCGGCGCGCCTCTCGGCCTTGGCGGGCGAGCCTCACCGCCTTGCACAGGTGGCGGAGGTATGGGACAAGGTCACGCGCGCCGCGCGGGACGCCGAAATCTACAATCTGGACCGTAAGCCGCTGGTGTTCAGCGTGTTTGGATTGCTGGCCGAGACGGCGCGCTAG
- the tmk gene encoding dTMP kinase: protein MNNGFITFEGGEGTGKSTQCRLLADRLVQRGYKVVVTREPGGSPGAEAIRHVLLSGAAQPLGPDAEALLFAAARDDHLRTTIRPALASGAWVICDRFADSTRVYQGAAGKVSPQIIDGLERIVVGPTRPNLTCILDLPPDVGLARAATRRGTDSVDRFEGEAIEFHERLRKAYRALATRDPQRCVVVDAKGDPKSVSDLVWAIVSSRFAFGVPTAGAAR from the coding sequence ATGAATAACGGCTTCATCACATTCGAGGGCGGGGAAGGGACGGGCAAATCGACCCAGTGCCGTCTTTTGGCTGATCGCCTCGTTCAACGCGGCTACAAGGTCGTGGTGACGCGCGAGCCTGGTGGATCGCCTGGAGCCGAAGCGATCCGGCACGTGCTCCTGTCCGGTGCCGCGCAGCCGCTGGGACCCGACGCCGAAGCGCTTTTGTTCGCGGCGGCACGTGATGACCATCTGCGGACGACGATACGTCCGGCGCTCGCGTCCGGCGCTTGGGTGATCTGCGATCGCTTCGCGGATTCGACGCGGGTCTATCAAGGCGCGGCCGGAAAAGTTTCGCCGCAGATCATCGACGGCCTCGAGCGCATCGTCGTCGGGCCGACGCGGCCGAACCTCACGTGCATTCTCGACCTGCCGCCGGATGTTGGTCTCGCGCGCGCGGCGACGCGCCGCGGCACCGACAGCGTCGATCGCTTCGAAGGCGAAGCCATCGAGTTTCATGAGCGGCTGCGCAAAGCCTATCGGGCGTTGGCGACCCGGGATCCGCAACGCTGTGTCGTCGTTGACGCAAAGGGCGATCCGAAGTCGGTGTCGGATCTCGTCTGGGCGATCGTGTCCAGTCGCTTTGCCTTCGGCGTTCCAACGGCAGGTGCGGCGCGATGA